A section of the Rhodobacteraceae bacterium M382 genome encodes:
- a CDS encoding cupin domain-containing protein codes for MQMDAGITATDAGVDGKSWNVVGHIYTPKLHSDNAMLWHAVIPADTFVPPHVHPTQDEWIYMLEGNMEVDFGYESGNVVAHKAGPGDMIQMPRGVAHGVFNRSGAEAKCLFGVAPSRKLFDLFIALDGVTDPAELVRLSALHEVDFLPPPADA; via the coding sequence ATGCAAATGGACGCGGGAATCACCGCCACGGACGCCGGAGTAGACGGCAAATCCTGGAATGTGGTCGGTCACATCTACACCCCGAAACTGCACAGCGACAACGCCATGCTGTGGCATGCGGTCATTCCGGCCGACACCTTTGTGCCGCCGCATGTGCACCCAACGCAGGACGAATGGATCTATATGCTGGAGGGCAACATGGAGGTCGACTTCGGCTATGAGAGCGGCAATGTAGTCGCCCACAAGGCCGGACCGGGCGACATGATCCAGATGCCGCGCGGCGTGGCGCATGGGGTGTTCAACCGATCAGGTGCCGAGGCGAAATGCCTGTTCGGCGTGGCCCCGTCGCGCAAGCTGTTTGATCTGTTCATTGCGCTCGATGGTGTGACCGACCCGGCCGAGCTGGTCCGCCTGTCGGCCCTGCACGAGGTCGATTTTCTGCCCCCTCCGGCAGACGCATAA
- a CDS encoding NAD(P)/FAD-dependent oxidoreductase, giving the protein MVKRKNVAIIGGGVSGLAAAKAFDERGHRVFGFERTHDFGGVWELSRSYPDVQTQSPKDLYCYTDHPMPDDYPEWPKGPQVHAYLHSYAAKHDLTRLFQLNTNILSMDRRADGQPGWTLTIDRAGSVSSEDFDFVAICTGQFSDKNIISHPGQDAFIANGGQVMHSSEYVDSAIAKGKNVLVLGGSKSATDLVVNAAKNGAKSATMVYRENVWRVPYFVGGINFKRLLYMRAQEQQFNQWGKSPFQRVIAAVFKPLVWANFRGLETLLKAQLGLKKWNMVPDSPIEKEACCSLPIVTPGLFEGFRDGSIKPIQGTIDHYEPGHAVLTTGDRIPCDLSVLAVGWKLGIPYLAQEYRDKLIESDGQYRVYRLSVNPDLPDMGFVGFNSSFCTILSAEMIANWLVRYADGQLAHQPSAQAMNENMEMMLNWRRKERPSAQVYGGLCSAPFHFKHFDELLADIGATKRKRDNPLAEQFSFPDAKSYGEFLASAPQYSAA; this is encoded by the coding sequence ATGGTAAAACGCAAGAACGTCGCCATCATTGGCGGCGGGGTCTCCGGCTTGGCTGCGGCCAAGGCATTTGATGAACGCGGACACCGGGTGTTCGGGTTTGAACGCACCCATGATTTTGGCGGTGTGTGGGAGCTGTCGCGCTCCTACCCCGATGTGCAAACCCAAAGCCCCAAGGATCTGTATTGTTACACCGATCATCCGATGCCGGACGATTATCCCGAATGGCCCAAGGGGCCACAGGTGCATGCCTATCTGCATTCCTATGCGGCCAAACATGATCTGACCCGGCTGTTCCAGCTGAACACCAACATTCTGTCGATGGACCGTCGTGCCGATGGCCAACCGGGCTGGACCCTGACCATCGACCGGGCGGGCAGTGTCAGCAGCGAAGATTTCGACTTTGTCGCGATCTGTACAGGCCAGTTTTCCGACAAGAACATCATCTCCCACCCCGGTCAGGACGCGTTCATCGCGAACGGCGGTCAGGTGATGCATTCGTCGGAGTACGTCGACAGCGCCATCGCCAAGGGCAAGAATGTGCTGGTGCTGGGTGGGTCGAAATCGGCCACCGATCTGGTGGTGAACGCGGCCAAGAACGGCGCCAAATCCGCCACGATGGTCTATCGCGAAAACGTCTGGCGGGTGCCGTATTTTGTCGGCGGCATCAACTTTAAACGGCTGCTGTACATGCGGGCGCAAGAACAGCAGTTCAATCAATGGGGCAAATCCCCGTTCCAGCGGGTGATTGCGGCGGTGTTCAAACCGCTGGTCTGGGCCAACTTTCGTGGGCTCGAAACCCTGCTCAAGGCGCAATTGGGTCTGAAAAAATGGAACATGGTGCCCGACAGCCCGATTGAAAAAGAAGCCTGTTGTTCGCTGCCGATTGTGACACCGGGGCTGTTCGAAGGGTTCCGGGACGGGTCAATCAAACCCATTCAGGGCACGATTGATCACTATGAACCGGGCCACGCCGTGCTGACCACCGGCGACAGGATCCCCTGTGATCTGTCGGTTCTGGCCGTGGGCTGGAAGCTGGGGATTCCCTATCTGGCGCAGGAATACCGCGACAAGTTGATCGAGAGCGACGGCCAATATCGTGTCTACCGCCTGTCGGTGAACCCGGATCTGCCGGACATGGGCTTTGTCGGGTTCAATTCGTCCTTTTGCACCATCCTGTCGGCGGAGATGATCGCCAATTGGCTGGTCCGCTATGCCGATGGACAGTTGGCGCACCAGCCCAGCGCCCAGGCGATGAACGAAAACATGGAGATGATGCTGAATTGGCGGCGCAAGGAACGCCCCTCGGCCCAGGTCTACGGCGGGCTGTGTTCGGCACCGTTCCATTTCAAACATTTCGACGAATTGCTGGCCGACATCGGCGCGACCAAACGCAAGCGGGACAATCCGCTGGCGGAACAATTCTCCTTTCCGGATGCCAAATCCTATGGGGAATTCCTGGCCTCGGCCCCGCAATACAGCGCGGCCTGA
- the argE gene encoding acetylornithine deacetylase, translating to MTDTIEILDRLIGFNTVSANSNLAIIDYIQDFLTARGFAVHRVPDGTGEKAGIFAALGPSGPGGILLSAHTDVVPVEGQDWTRDPFRLTRDNGRLYGRGTTDMKGYVASVMALADRAAGRDLKEPLKIAFSYDEEIGVVGIKHMIGALDGTIGLPRACFVGEPTDMQVAVGHKGKAALRATCFGQNGHSALAPQFVNALHLATDFVAELRALQQDFMINGARDAAYDIPYSTVHVGKLSGGMALNIVPDKAVVDFEYRHLAADKAADILARIQAAAEQVATAHRSQFPDARIEVDQYNAYPGLSVAGDAPVVSLAQRLAQSNDVTKVPYGTEAGYFDGLGIPTVVCGPGSMEGQGHKPDEYLEQTQLAACDAMMDRVLEELVG from the coding sequence ATGACAGACACGATTGAAATTTTGGACCGTCTGATCGGTTTCAACACGGTCAGTGCCAACAGCAATCTTGCGATCATCGACTATATTCAGGATTTTCTGACCGCGCGCGGCTTTGCCGTACACCGGGTCCCGGATGGCACCGGCGAAAAGGCCGGGATTTTTGCCGCGCTGGGACCGTCTGGTCCGGGCGGAATTCTGTTGTCGGCGCACACGGATGTTGTGCCGGTCGAAGGACAGGACTGGACCCGTGATCCGTTCCGCCTGACCCGCGACAACGGGCGTCTCTATGGGCGTGGCACAACCGATATGAAGGGCTATGTCGCCTCTGTCATGGCGCTGGCCGATCGGGCAGCGGGACGGGATCTGAAAGAGCCGCTGAAAATCGCCTTTTCCTATGACGAGGAAATTGGCGTGGTCGGGATCAAACATATGATCGGCGCGCTCGACGGCACGATTGGCCTGCCGCGCGCCTGTTTTGTCGGTGAGCCAACCGACATGCAGGTCGCCGTGGGCCACAAAGGCAAAGCTGCTCTGCGCGCAACCTGTTTTGGGCAGAACGGCCATTCTGCGCTGGCCCCACAGTTTGTGAACGCGCTGCATCTGGCCACGGATTTCGTGGCTGAACTGCGCGCGTTGCAGCAGGATTTCATGATCAACGGCGCGCGCGATGCCGCTTATGATATTCCTTATTCAACTGTGCATGTGGGCAAGCTGTCCGGGGGCATGGCGTTGAATATCGTGCCGGACAAGGCGGTTGTGGATTTCGAATATCGCCATCTGGCCGCTGACAAGGCAGCCGATATTCTGGCCCGCATCCAAGCGGCGGCGGAACAGGTGGCGACCGCTCACCGCAGCCAATTTCCGGATGCCCGGATCGAGGTGGACCAATACAACGCCTATCCCGGTCTGTCGGTCGCGGGCGACGCGCCTGTTGTTTCGCTGGCCCAGCGTCTGGCCCAAAGCAATGATGTGACCAAAGTCCCTTATGGCACCGAGGCTGGCTATTTCGACGGGCTGGGCATTCCCACCGTGGTCTGTGGCCCCGGATCGATGGAAGGGCAGGGACACAAGCCCGACGAATATCTGGAGCAAACCCAGCTGGCGGCCTGTGATGCGATGATGGACCGGGTGTTGGAAGAGTTGGTCGGCTAA
- a CDS encoding LysR family transcriptional regulator, whose translation MTLRYTLRQLEYFVAVGECGSIAAASEKVNVSSPSISAAVSQLEEEFGLSLFVRKHAQGLSLTKAGIRLLGQSQKILREADMLNSIAGDISGNVQGPLSIGCLLTFAQFVLPKVRREFEAQYPDVRINQVELNQTEIFSQIRRAELDIALTYDLDIPADLDFVRLVELPPYVLAAETHPIAHLPAVSVEELRDHPMVLLDLPMSGEYFLSFFSKAGVKPKIAERTRDMAVMRSLVANGYGYSIANVRPLTNQSPDGGTLQFIPLTGDVRPMCMGLIMARGADGTSTVKAFIEHCRSRITRDSVPGIRMGPEGSRRDV comes from the coding sequence ATGACGCTGCGCTATACCCTAAGACAATTGGAATATTTCGTTGCTGTGGGCGAATGCGGTTCTATCGCGGCGGCCAGCGAAAAGGTGAATGTGTCGTCGCCGTCGATCTCTGCTGCCGTGTCTCAGCTCGAAGAGGAATTCGGTCTGTCGCTGTTTGTACGCAAACACGCCCAGGGTCTGTCGCTGACCAAGGCCGGGATCCGCCTGTTGGGACAGTCGCAAAAGATCCTGCGCGAGGCGGATATGCTCAACTCGATTGCCGGGGATATTTCCGGGAACGTGCAGGGGCCGCTGTCCATCGGGTGTCTGCTGACATTTGCCCAATTTGTCCTGCCCAAGGTACGCCGTGAATTCGAAGCGCAATACCCCGATGTCCGCATCAACCAGGTCGAATTGAACCAGACCGAGATCTTCTCTCAGATCCGCCGGGCCGAGCTGGACATCGCTCTGACCTATGATCTGGATATTCCCGCGGACCTGGATTTTGTGCGGCTGGTGGAACTGCCGCCCTATGTTCTGGCCGCTGAAACCCATCCCATCGCGCATCTTCCGGCCGTTTCAGTCGAAGAACTGCGCGATCACCCCATGGTGCTGCTGGATTTGCCGATGAGCGGCGAATACTTCCTGTCGTTTTTTTCCAAGGCCGGGGTCAAACCCAAAATCGCGGAACGTACCCGTGATATGGCGGTGATGCGCAGCCTGGTCGCCAATGGATACGGCTATTCCATCGCCAATGTGCGGCCCCTGACCAATCAATCCCCCGATGGGGGCACCTTGCAGTTCATTCCGTTGACCGGCGATGTGCGCCCGATGTGCATGGGGCTGATCATGGCACGCGGAGCCGATGGCACCAGCACGGTCAAGGCGTTCATCGAACATTGTCGGTCCCGGATCACCCGCGACAGCGTGCCGGGCATCCGCATGGGCCCCGAAGGCAGCCGTCGCGACGTCTGA
- a CDS encoding DMT family transporter produces MHSRLLPALGLVVSAMSLIVIGDAAGKLLTANGFSPFFVAWSRFTVGLVVLLPTFRVHRAELSQLLDWRIILRACLIVGGISLILTALRTEPIANVFGGFFVGPILAFVLSAVLLGERVTPARAVLLLIGFAGVLLVVKPGFGMTVGLGFAVAAGCFHGSFLVATRWLAGQYRSGFLMFSQLFVGAIVLLPLALTGWPAGIGWGDAGLILVSALGSAAGNYLLVVANKTTPASVVAPLVYSQLLAATVVGWIVFSDLPDALGLIGLGVITCSGLASLWLSGRAMARV; encoded by the coding sequence ATGCACAGCCGTCTCCTCCCTGCGCTTGGCCTTGTTGTGAGCGCGATGAGCCTGATTGTCATTGGTGATGCAGCTGGAAAGCTGTTGACGGCCAATGGCTTTAGCCCGTTTTTTGTGGCCTGGTCGCGGTTTACCGTGGGGCTGGTGGTGTTGTTGCCGACGTTTCGGGTGCACCGGGCCGAGCTGTCACAGCTGTTGGATTGGCGCATCATCCTGCGGGCCTGTCTGATCGTGGGGGGGATCAGCCTGATCCTGACCGCGTTGCGAACCGAACCGATTGCCAATGTGTTCGGCGGGTTCTTTGTCGGACCAATCCTTGCCTTTGTGCTGTCGGCAGTGCTGTTGGGGGAACGGGTGACACCGGCCCGGGCGGTTCTGTTGCTGATCGGATTTGCGGGTGTTCTGTTGGTGGTCAAGCCGGGGTTCGGCATGACCGTGGGGCTGGGTTTTGCGGTGGCAGCCGGGTGTTTCCACGGCTCGTTTCTGGTGGCAACGCGGTGGTTGGCTGGGCAATATCGTTCCGGTTTTTTGATGTTCTCGCAGTTGTTTGTTGGCGCAATCGTACTGCTGCCGCTGGCCCTGACGGGATGGCCCGCAGGGATCGGTTGGGGGGATGCGGGGTTGATCCTGGTCAGCGCGCTGGGGTCAGCCGCTGGAAACTATCTGTTGGTGGTGGCCAACAAGACAACCCCGGCCAGCGTTGTGGCCCCGTTGGTTTACAGCCAGCTGCTGGCCGCGACAGTGGTGGGATGGATTGTGTTCTCGGACCTGCCGGACGCCTTGGGGCTGATTGGGCTGGGTGTGATCACCTGTTCGGGGTTGGCCTCGCTGTGGTTGTCAGGACGGGCGATGGCGCGGGTCTGA
- a CDS encoding PLP-dependent aminotransferase family protein produces the protein MKQWIPTLVPTGHPRYVEIAEAIKSDIDKMVLAAGDRLPPQRAVAQGLGIDLSTVSRGYAEAVRRGYIESFVGRGTFVRAAAEPPEAPEAPDPRRAQEEDPMMNMPPEPDDPALLTRMAQGMSHVSANLVALLRYQSVIGSVQDREIAAHWMQEQGMTCDVDRLAVTAGTHASLYAILTVLAEPGLTLLCEELTYPGIRSIAARLGLRLIGLPGDADGILPDALDQAIRQDRPVALYLNPILQNPTTATIPQKRREQIAAVLRAHDLPLIEDDAYRFVAAEAPQPISQLVPELGWHIAGVSKCFGAGLRLAYTSVPVAGVMGQFSQALRSMNVMASPLNLALLSRWIEDGTAGHIQTFVRSEAAARQEIAATVLKQCDLHAAPEAFNLWLNLPQGTSRAEVMGRMGNRQIGIMPSDAFSVGPTPPESMRVCLGGPVSRDQLREDLLALNDAVTRKDWLG, from the coding sequence ATGAAACAGTGGATCCCAACGCTCGTTCCGACCGGTCACCCGCGTTATGTGGAAATCGCCGAGGCGATCAAATCCGATATCGACAAAATGGTTCTGGCCGCCGGAGATCGGTTGCCGCCGCAACGCGCAGTGGCGCAGGGGCTGGGGATTGATTTGTCGACCGTCTCGCGGGGCTATGCCGAAGCGGTGCGGCGCGGTTATATCGAGAGCTTTGTCGGACGGGGCACCTTTGTTCGGGCCGCAGCAGAACCGCCAGAGGCGCCAGAAGCCCCGGACCCGCGCCGGGCCCAGGAAGAAGACCCCATGATGAACATGCCGCCGGAACCGGATGATCCGGCGCTGTTGACGCGCATGGCGCAGGGGATGTCACATGTGTCGGCCAATCTGGTGGCCTTGCTGCGTTATCAATCGGTGATCGGTAGCGTCCAGGACCGCGAAATTGCAGCGCATTGGATGCAGGAACAGGGTATGACCTGTGATGTTGACCGGCTGGCCGTCACGGCGGGCACCCATGCCAGCCTCTATGCGATTTTGACGGTGCTGGCCGAACCGGGGCTGACCCTCCTGTGCGAGGAACTCACCTATCCCGGGATCCGTTCGATCGCGGCGCGGCTGGGGCTGCGGCTGATCGGGTTGCCCGGCGATGCGGATGGCATTCTGCCCGATGCGCTGGATCAGGCCATTCGTCAGGATCGCCCCGTGGCGCTCTATCTGAATCCGATCTTGCAGAACCCCACGACCGCCACCATCCCGCAAAAGCGGCGCGAACAGATTGCGGCGGTGCTGCGCGCCCATGATCTGCCGCTGATCGAAGATGACGCCTATCGGTTTGTCGCCGCAGAGGCACCGCAGCCGATTTCACAGCTCGTGCCGGAACTGGGATGGCATATCGCGGGTGTGTCCAAATGTTTTGGTGCTGGCCTGCGATTGGCCTATACCAGCGTACCCGTTGCAGGGGTGATGGGGCAGTTTTCCCAGGCGCTGAGGTCCATGAACGTCATGGCTTCGCCACTGAACCTGGCGCTGCTCAGCCGCTGGATCGAAGACGGCACTGCCGGGCACATCCAGACCTTTGTCCGGTCCGAGGCCGCCGCCCGACAGGAGATCGCCGCCACGGTCCTGAAACAATGTGACCTGCACGCTGCGCCCGAGGCCTTCAACCTGTGGCTGAACCTGCCGCAGGGCACCAGCCGCGCCGAAGTCATGGGGCGGATGGGCAATCGCCAGATCGGCATCATGCCCAGTGATGCGTTTTCAGTTGGACCCACCCCACCCGAATCAATGCGGGTCTGTCTGGGTGGTCCGGTGTCACGGGATCAGCTGCGCGAGGACCTGTTGGCATTGAACGACGCTGTGACCCGCAAGGATTGGCTGGGCTGA
- a CDS encoding DUF983 domain-containing protein, with product MTDSLAQTTEEDRPMKPAILNGLRLKCPNCGQGKLLHSYLKVNDTCSHCAQPLHHQRADDGPAYLTILLVGHILGFALHFVYTTWRPEPLTLALIMTAVTVTGALALLPRMKGLVVAYQWAKRLHGF from the coding sequence ATGACCGATTCCCTTGCCCAGACCACCGAAGAAGACCGCCCCATGAAACCCGCCATCCTGAACGGGTTGCGCCTGAAGTGTCCCAATTGCGGCCAGGGCAAGCTGCTGCACAGCTATCTCAAGGTGAATGACACATGCAGCCACTGCGCCCAGCCGCTGCACCACCAGCGGGCCGATGATGGCCCCGCCTATCTGACCATCCTGCTGGTGGGTCATATCCTGGGGTTTGCGCTGCATTTCGTTTACACCACCTGGCGCCCCGAGCCTTTGACGCTGGCGCTGATCATGACCGCGGTCACCGTCACCGGGGCGCTGGCCCTGCTGCCTCGGATGAAGGGGCTGGTGGTCGCCTATCAATGGGCCAAACGGCTGCACGGCTTCTAA
- a CDS encoding TetR family transcriptional regulator C-terminal domain-containing protein: MTSAPRKFNRITPDQRKLALIEATLALVGEKGVQGATVRAIADRADVTQGLIRHHFSSKEELISAAYDHHMTTLTTLAQATVDPTADTARSRLAGFVRATLTPPVVDQRSLALWAAFLNRVQQDAAMRAIHQRTYMVFRDHLEGLIHAALTESNHPAPQDRTRRLAIACNAVLDGLWLEGGALPNLFAPDELSEIGLASVGALINIDLKQKAE; encoded by the coding sequence GTGACCTCTGCCCCTCGCAAATTCAACCGCATCACGCCCGATCAGCGCAAACTGGCCCTGATCGAGGCCACATTGGCGTTGGTCGGTGAAAAGGGCGTGCAGGGTGCAACTGTGCGGGCCATTGCCGACCGGGCAGACGTCACCCAAGGTTTGATCCGGCATCACTTCTCCTCCAAGGAAGAGCTGATTTCTGCCGCTTATGATCACCACATGACGACGTTGACCACGCTGGCGCAGGCCACGGTCGATCCGACAGCAGACACCGCCCGGAGCAGGTTGGCGGGGTTCGTGCGGGCCACGCTGACCCCACCGGTGGTTGACCAGAGATCGCTGGCGCTGTGGGCTGCATTTCTGAACCGTGTGCAACAGGACGCGGCCATGCGGGCCATACACCAACGCACGTATATGGTGTTTCGCGACCATCTCGAGGGGCTGATCCACGCCGCCCTGACCGAATCCAACCACCCTGCCCCCCAGGATCGGACCCGACGTCTGGCCATCGCTTGCAACGCGGTGCTGGATGGGCTGTGGCTCGAAGGGGGGGCGTTGCCCAACCTGTTTGCACCTGATGAACTGTCCGAAATCGGCCTGGCTTCGGTCGGAGCATTGATCAACATTGACCTGAAACAAAAGGCTGAATGA
- a CDS encoding pyridoxal phosphate-dependent aminotransferase: MKTAAITDRLAGLGGAKWDLYQKARDMVAKGADIVEMTIGEPDVPTPASLSGAAITALQAGRTTYSTGRGEMGLRQALADSYSCSRGRAFGPENILCFPGTQTALYAVMMGVADHGDQVLVGDPMYATYEGVIRATGADMVPVPLRPEAGFRMQAADIAARITPRSRAIFLNTPHNPTGAILSAQDIADIGALALEHDLWIISDEVYEHLVFDGAGFASPLSNPHLADRVIAVSSISKSHAAPGFRSGWCVGPASFCDALLPVSETMLFGNQPFIADMTEQAVRAGSEVAPGMCARYAARAAALADRLARDTCLTVHRPDAGMFALVNVAATGLDGTAYGADLLETGGVAVMPGVSFGAGLTDWVRVALTVDDARFATALDRIVAHAQTLRTRAAQ; encoded by the coding sequence ATGAAAACAGCTGCGATTACAGACCGGTTGGCCGGGCTGGGTGGAGCCAAGTGGGACCTGTACCAAAAGGCACGCGATATGGTGGCCAAAGGGGCTGACATCGTCGAAATGACCATTGGCGAGCCGGATGTCCCCACCCCCGCATCACTGAGCGGTGCGGCGATCACGGCGCTGCAGGCCGGGCGCACCACCTATTCGACAGGCCGGGGGGAAATGGGGCTGCGTCAGGCATTGGCTGACAGCTATTCCTGCAGCCGCGGGCGGGCTTTTGGCCCCGAAAACATCCTGTGCTTCCCCGGCACCCAGACCGCGCTGTATGCGGTGATGATGGGCGTCGCGGACCATGGAGACCAGGTTCTGGTGGGTGATCCGATGTATGCCACCTATGAAGGCGTAATCCGCGCAACGGGGGCCGACATGGTGCCGGTCCCACTGCGCCCCGAGGCCGGTTTCCGGATGCAAGCCGCAGACATTGCCGCCCGTATCACGCCGCGCAGCCGGGCGATCTTTCTCAATACGCCGCATAACCCCACCGGCGCGATCCTGAGCGCGCAGGACATTGCCGACATCGGTGCGCTGGCTTTGGAACATGATCTCTGGATCATCTCGGACGAGGTCTATGAACATCTGGTGTTTGACGGGGCCGGTTTTGCCTCGCCCCTGTCCAATCCGCACCTGGCCGACCGGGTGATTGCGGTGTCGTCGATTTCGAAATCTCACGCCGCGCCAGGGTTTCGCAGCGGCTGGTGTGTGGGACCTGCATCCTTTTGTGATGCGCTGTTGCCAGTGTCGGAAACCATGCTGTTCGGCAACCAGCCGTTCATCGCCGACATGACCGAACAGGCGGTGCGCGCGGGATCCGAGGTCGCCCCGGGCATGTGCGCGCGCTATGCCGCCCGCGCTGCTGCGCTGGCCGACCGGCTGGCGCGCGACACCTGTCTGACCGTGCACCGCCCGGACGCGGGCATGTTTGCGTTGGTCAATGTGGCCGCCACGGGGCTGGATGGCACAGCCTATGGGGCCGATCTGCTCGAGACCGGTGGCGTGGCGGTCATGCCGGGGGTGTCCTTTGGCGCGGGGCTGACCGATTGGGTCCGCGTGGCGCTGACCGTTGATGATGCAAGGTTTGCCACCGCGCTGGACCGCATCGTCGCCCATGCACAGACGCTTCGGACACGCGCGGCGCAGTGA